A region of Ferruginibacter albus DNA encodes the following proteins:
- a CDS encoding methylenetetrahydrofolate reductase: MFLNKIRKKDSGILLYGITPPKSQTPPEKVAAIAEKTLERLYALDIDALVVYDVQDESARTSEERPFPFTSALDPFEFASTHLHSLEVPKIIYRPAGKFSKEELADWLHNLTQHKFYPVFVGLPAPDFQVKTSLKEAYELWSLHKEHSIIGAVTIPERHAVLNDEDVRMLDKMNSGVSYFISQCIFNVEYARKAMESLVASCQNKNIELPTVIFTLTVCGSVKTLQFMEWLGIHIPDSLKEELINSENTVEKSVSIALSIAEELINYCIDKNIPFGFNIESVAIRKEEIEASVYLINKIGEMLSAKGLRKRPNVLTEA; encoded by the coding sequence ATGTTTTTAAACAAGATCAGGAAGAAAGATTCGGGCATTTTATTATATGGTATCACACCGCCTAAATCGCAAACCCCTCCTGAAAAAGTAGCTGCTATTGCCGAAAAAACATTAGAGCGCCTGTATGCTTTGGATATTGACGCATTGGTAGTATATGATGTTCAGGATGAATCTGCTAGAACATCTGAAGAAAGACCGTTTCCTTTTACAAGTGCCTTAGATCCTTTTGAATTTGCAAGCACTCATTTACACTCGTTGGAAGTTCCTAAAATTATTTATCGCCCCGCCGGTAAATTTTCTAAAGAAGAATTAGCAGATTGGTTACACAATCTAACTCAACATAAATTTTACCCGGTATTTGTAGGCTTGCCTGCTCCTGATTTCCAGGTAAAAACAAGTTTAAAAGAAGCGTATGAATTGTGGAGCCTGCATAAAGAGCATTCTATCATCGGCGCTGTTACTATTCCCGAAAGACATGCGGTATTGAATGATGAAGATGTGCGTATGCTCGATAAGATGAATTCAGGTGTCTCTTACTTTATCTCACAATGTATTTTCAATGTTGAGTATGCACGTAAAGCAATGGAATCTCTCGTAGCTTCCTGCCAAAATAAAAATATAGAGCTTCCCACCGTTATTTTTACACTTACGGTATGCGGCTCAGTAAAAACATTACAGTTTATGGAATGGCTGGGTATTCATATTCCTGATTCGTTAAAAGAAGAATTGATCAACTCTGAAAATACAGTTGAAAAATCAGTTTCAATTGCTTTATCAATTGCAGAAGAACTGATCAATTACTGTATTGATAAAAACATTCCTTTTGGATTTAACATTGAAAGTGTTGCCATCCGCAAAGAAGAAATTGAAGCATCTGTTTATTTGATAAATAAGATCGGCGAAATGCTAAGTGCAAAAGGCTTACGAAAAAGACCGAATGTTTTGACAGAAGCATAA
- a CDS encoding porin family protein, which translates to MKKPLLTSLLLLCVCVAFSQKNNRSDFNDYDQERFFRAGLKVTAIANKLPDASYNNGFNYNYALGAFAQINFSKRWGIQPEINLIQQTTTYSTGDASDITNDVFRGGSQKKAPFNYVQVPVLMNMNVGVSKHVKLQAGPFVGFSLNNRETKSEETLSSTTQYKKIEVGAVGGLWIQLPFVNFGGRYQVSLGNYYSPVTKQTGKNQAIQFFIGFTI; encoded by the coding sequence ATGAAAAAACCTTTGTTGACCTCCTTGCTATTGCTGTGCGTTTGCGTAGCGTTCTCTCAAAAAAATAATAGAAGTGATTTTAATGATTATGACCAGGAACGTTTTTTTCGTGCCGGCTTAAAAGTTACTGCTATTGCGAATAAACTGCCTGATGCTTCTTATAATAACGGCTTTAATTATAATTATGCTTTGGGAGCTTTTGCTCAAATAAACTTTAGCAAGCGCTGGGGCATACAACCCGAAATAAATCTCATCCAGCAAACTACAACATACAGCACAGGCGATGCTTCTGACATTACCAACGATGTTTTTCGCGGTGGTTCACAAAAAAAGGCGCCCTTTAATTATGTGCAGGTGCCGGTTTTAATGAACATGAATGTGGGAGTAAGTAAACACGTAAAATTACAAGCAGGTCCTTTTGTAGGGTTTTCTTTAAATAACCGGGAAACAAAAAGCGAAGAAACGCTTTCATCAACTACTCAATATAAAAAAATAGAGGTAGGAGCAGTAGGAGGTTTATGGATACAACTGCCTTTTGTAAACTTTGGAGGAAGATACCAGGTGAGCTTAGGCAATTATTACAGTCCTGTAACTAAACAAACCGGGAAAAATCAAGCCATACAATTCTTTATAGGGTTTACAATATAA
- a CDS encoding ATP-grasp domain-containing protein, which produces MNFLLKKWHMVQYHIRTFHPRLQKKRFYKKTAIESRNIPSLNILFSIRKDWEKNIRKGFSTTAHHIRFNTLSIENIIKSDVVIPLTIKDTQLLNRNRNIIEDNIIPIPSTNVLNICNNKQLFYQWLEENGFKEMCPKVGLPQQYPYILKKKITEWGIGSEIIYNKDMELRFKDQLLSNDYFVQQIIPGKTEYATHILFKNNKVASSLTFKHVHKTRIHLRGKQESSYSLMTQTPFLSLFSSILMKMEWQGICCIDYTIYKGKPYIFEINPRVGGSLTEFLFSFLIAAYDEDQLRLHTFSKRSSVEEVLIN; this is translated from the coding sequence ATGAATTTCTTACTAAAGAAATGGCACATGGTGCAATACCATATACGTACATTTCATCCACGATTGCAGAAAAAAAGATTTTATAAAAAAACAGCTATTGAAAGCAGGAATATACCATCGTTAAATATCCTTTTTTCAATAAGAAAAGACTGGGAAAAGAACATTCGAAAAGGTTTTTCAACCACTGCTCACCACATCCGTTTTAACACTTTATCCATAGAAAACATAATTAAAAGTGATGTAGTAATCCCATTAACGATAAAAGACACACAACTATTAAACAGAAACAGGAATATCATTGAAGATAATATCATTCCTATCCCATCAACCAACGTTTTAAATATCTGCAATAATAAGCAGCTGTTTTATCAATGGCTGGAAGAGAATGGCTTTAAAGAAATGTGCCCCAAAGTTGGGCTACCACAGCAATATCCGTATATATTAAAAAAGAAAATTACTGAATGGGGAATAGGTAGTGAAATCATTTATAACAAAGACATGGAATTGCGTTTTAAAGACCAGCTCTTATCAAATGATTATTTTGTGCAACAAATCATTCCGGGCAAAACGGAATATGCAACGCACATACTTTTCAAAAATAACAAAGTAGCATCTTCACTTACTTTCAAACACGTGCACAAAACCAGGATACATCTAAGAGGCAAACAGGAAAGTTCCTATTCTCTTATGACACAAACGCCATTCCTGTCTCTTTTTTCATCTATTCTTATGAAGATGGAATGGCAGGGAATCTGTTGCATTGATTATACCATATATAAGGGCAAGCCATATATTTTCGAGATCAATCCAAGAGTAGGCGGAAGCCTAACCGAATTTTTATTTAGCTTTCTGATCGCCGCTTATGACGAAGATCAATTACGTTTACACACTTTCTCTAAACGATCATCCGTAGAAGAAGTTCTTATAAATTAA
- a CDS encoding peptidylprolyl isomerase yields MRYFYLAAVVLLLSCTGKKYKNPHVAIQTKFGDIEVELFPENAPKSVAAFLSYVDSGYYKDASFYRALNDDNQPTGNASTALLQGGIWKTKPTMNISGIPHETTLQTKLTHKNGTISLARQAPGTAGSEFFICIGDQKGFDYGGSNNPDGQGYAAFGQVVKGMSLVQKFYAQPTNDDMLQQPVAILNIVRL; encoded by the coding sequence ATGCGATATTTTTATTTAGCTGCTGTTGTTTTGCTTCTATCCTGCACAGGGAAAAAATATAAAAACCCTCATGTAGCTATACAAACAAAATTTGGAGATATTGAAGTGGAGCTTTTTCCTGAAAATGCACCTAAAAGTGTAGCTGCATTCTTATCATATGTAGATTCAGGTTATTATAAAGATGCATCTTTTTACAGGGCGTTGAATGACGACAATCAGCCTACAGGCAATGCATCCACAGCTTTATTGCAAGGAGGCATTTGGAAAACAAAGCCAACTATGAATATTTCAGGCATTCCACACGAAACCACATTACAAACAAAGCTTACTCATAAAAACGGCACTATCTCTCTTGCCCGGCAAGCCCCCGGAACAGCCGGCAGTGAATTTTTTATTTGTATTGGTGATCAAAAGGGCTTTGACTACGGAGGTTCTAATAACCCTGATGGACAAGGCTATGCTGCATTTGGACAAGTGGTAAAAGGTATGTCGTTGGTGCAAAAATTTTATGCTCAACCTACTAACGATGATATGCTACAACAGCCTGTAGCCATTTTAAATATTGTTCGGTTATAG
- a CDS encoding tellurite resistance TerB C-terminal domain-containing protein: MTAIIVIGIIIFIVYTFPSSKKPNNQSTTYAKSNGRQKSEKETKEELIKNLLKDIKVTVTTSETPNNYTDNSIIDVTNQPYKINSINSLKKYSNGVPYWAHHYVYSYSEINTASPEQKLFYDIFKSNFLNNICLDIEENSNYAFILLFNLIDEYENHRNISRTEQQLYRLSENYPKTKFYAYAALIKKLRQLDEYDTINVLSKKEGSFYSYRPYQSNDNINSYENYWGIGTKYKTQLKLSEDEVTLLNKLWYPSNNFCSIEYCCIEVLKFYLVVISELEKKYIQEGTTMDAEFLAVADVVARKHFKYKSGSQNYKYCIEITTKEFYSHIFKHCENAVREYYRHKRKINTDIYYTAPEAKTEFETKITAKITELLPALISKVTLPDEATEIELYSQNTNRWKIKFEELTISYNEKSIEFVDSIISLGKLNKKNPSIENIFFEASKFIAKYDKQSSLTLYVHYLYHDLKSATFDNRQLTKTIQKSLFKTNEQLHDFEIIVNELIKDKDLDKALKSVSKVYEVKRKKIQLDIASIKEVQQQHSGTVKLLNEYLKDDFEDDNNTIKSQEISNEEIKIEIIPKNEEVYQSTFHSELAFSEIHTTALELFAKSNFSVPQNELESFAKSKGIFKNQLVESINEKCYDFLDDVLIEEEDDYYIINTNYFQSISVK, from the coding sequence ATGACAGCAATAATCGTAATAGGAATAATAATCTTTATTGTTTATACCTTTCCCAGCAGCAAAAAACCGAATAACCAGAGTACTACTTACGCAAAATCAAATGGAAGACAAAAATCTGAAAAAGAAACAAAAGAGGAATTAATCAAAAATTTATTAAAAGATATAAAAGTAACTGTGACAACATCAGAAACTCCAAACAATTATACCGACAATTCAATTATTGATGTTACCAACCAGCCATACAAAATAAACTCAATAAACAGCTTAAAGAAATACAGCAATGGTGTACCCTATTGGGCACACCATTATGTTTATTCCTATTCTGAAATAAATACTGCTTCACCTGAGCAAAAATTATTTTACGACATATTTAAATCAAATTTTCTTAATAATATATGTTTGGATATAGAAGAAAACTCCAACTACGCATTTATACTACTCTTCAACTTGATAGATGAATATGAAAATCATAGAAATATTTCTCGTACAGAACAACAACTATATAGGCTTTCAGAAAACTACCCGAAGACAAAGTTCTATGCTTATGCAGCGCTAATAAAGAAACTACGACAACTAGATGAATATGACACGATCAATGTCCTAAGTAAAAAGGAAGGAAGTTTTTACTCTTACCGACCTTATCAATCAAATGATAATATTAATAGCTATGAAAACTATTGGGGAATAGGCACTAAATATAAAACTCAACTTAAATTATCCGAGGATGAAGTAACCCTACTCAACAAACTTTGGTATCCCAGCAATAACTTTTGTAGTATTGAATATTGTTGTATTGAAGTCTTAAAGTTTTACCTTGTTGTAATATCAGAATTAGAAAAGAAGTATATTCAAGAAGGAACTACAATGGATGCTGAATTTTTAGCTGTTGCAGATGTAGTTGCAAGAAAGCATTTTAAATACAAGAGTGGAAGTCAAAACTATAAATATTGCATCGAAATAACGACCAAAGAATTTTATTCTCATATTTTTAAACACTGCGAAAATGCAGTTCGTGAATATTACAGACATAAACGCAAGATAAATACCGATATTTATTACACAGCACCAGAGGCTAAAACGGAATTTGAAACAAAAATAACAGCTAAAATAACAGAATTGCTGCCGGCATTAATTTCAAAAGTTACACTACCAGATGAAGCAACAGAAATTGAACTCTATTCGCAAAATACAAATCGTTGGAAAATCAAGTTTGAGGAATTAACAATAAGCTATAATGAAAAATCCATAGAGTTTGTTGATTCAATTATTTCTCTTGGAAAACTTAATAAAAAAAATCCATCAATTGAGAATATATTTTTTGAAGCATCAAAGTTTATAGCAAAGTATGACAAGCAATCTTCCCTTACCCTATATGTTCATTATTTATATCACGACCTAAAATCAGCAACTTTTGACAACAGACAACTTACAAAAACTATTCAGAAAAGCTTATTCAAAACAAATGAGCAGTTACACGATTTTGAAATAATTGTCAACGAACTAATTAAAGATAAAGATTTAGATAAAGCATTAAAAAGTGTCTCTAAAGTTTATGAGGTTAAGCGTAAGAAAATACAACTTGATATTGCTTCAATAAAAGAAGTTCAACAACAACACTCTGGAACAGTTAAACTTCTCAATGAATATTTAAAGGATGATTTTGAAGATGACAACAACACAATAAAATCTCAAGAAATAAGTAATGAAGAAATTAAAATTGAGATAATCCCAAAAAATGAAGAAGTTTATCAATCAACTTTTCACAGCGAATTAGCTTTTTCAGAAATACACACAACAGCATTAGAATTATTTGCTAAAAGTAATTTTTCAGTCCCTCAAAATGAACTTGAATCCTTTGCAAAATCGAAAGGTATTTTTAAAAACCAACTCGTAGAAAGCATCAATGAAAAATGCTATGATTTTTTAGATGATGTATTGATTGAGGAAGAAGATGATTATTATATAATTAACACAAATTATTTTCAAAGTATTTCAGTAAAATGA